One window of Marmota flaviventris isolate mMarFla1 chromosome 5, mMarFla1.hap1, whole genome shotgun sequence genomic DNA carries:
- the Drd1 gene encoding D(1A) dopamine receptor: MALNTSTMDSAGLAVERDFSFRILTACFLSLLILSTLLGNTLVCAAVIRFRHLRSKVTNFFVISLAVSDLLVAVLVMPWKAVAEIAGFWPFGSFCNIWVAFDIMCSTASILNLCVISVDRYWAISSPFQYERKMTPKAAFILISVAWTLSVLISFIPVQLSWHKAKPISPSDGNATFLEETEDNCDTRLSRTYAISSSLISFYIPVAIMIVTYTSIYRIAQKQIRRISALERAAVHAKNCQTTTGNGKPVECSQSESSFKMSFKRETKVLKTLSVIMGVFVCCWLPFFISNCMVPFCGSEETQPFCIDSITFDVFVWFGWANSSLNPIIYAFNADFQKAFSTLLGCYRLCPTTGNAIETVSINNNGAVVLSSHHEPRGSISKECNLVYLIPHAVGSSEDLKKEEAGGIAKPLDRLSPALSVILDYDTDVSLEKIQPTTHNGQHPT; the protein is encoded by the coding sequence ATGGCTCTGAACACTTCCACCATGGATAGTGCCGGGCTGGCGGTGGAGAGGGACTTCTCCTTCCGTATCCTCACAGCCTGCTTCCTGTCACTGCTCATCCTGTCCACTCTCTTGGGAAACACTCTGGTCTGTGCTGCTGTCATCAGGTTCCGACACCTGCGATCCAAGGTGACCAACTTTTTCGTCATCTCCTTAGCTGTGTCAGACCTCTTAGTGGCTGTCTTAGTGATGCCCTGGAAAGCTGTGGCTGAGATTGCTGGCTTCTGGCCCTTTGGGTCCTTCTGTAACATTTGGGTGGCCTTTGACATCATGTGCTCCACTGCCTCCATCCTCAACCTGTGTGTGATCAGTGTGGACAGGTACTGGGCCATCTCCAGCCCCTTCCAGTACGAGAGGAAGATGACTCCCAAGGCAGCCTTCATTCTGATCAGTGTGGCATGGACTCTGTCTGTCCTCATCTCCTTCATCCCCGTGCAGCTCAGCTGGCACAAGGCCAAGCCCATAAGCCCCTCCGATGGCAATGCCACCTTCCTGGAAGAGACCGAGGACAACTGTGACACCAGATTGAGTAGGACATATGCCATTTCATCCTCCCTGATAAGCTTTTACATCCCGGTGGCCATCATGATTGTCACCTACACCAGTATCTACAGGATCGCCCAGAAACAAATACGGCGCATCTCAGCCTTGGAGAGGGCAGCAGTCCACGCCAAGAACTGCCAGACCACCACGGGGAATGGGAAGCCTGTCGAGTGTTCTCAATCAGAAAGCTCCTTTAAGATGTCCTTCAAGAGAGAGACTAAGGTCCTGAAGACCCTGTCCGTGATCATGGGGGTGTTCGTCTGCTGCTGGCTCCCCTTCTTCATCTCAAATTGCATGGTGCCCTTCTGTGGGTCTGAGGAGACCCAGCCCTTCTGCATCGATTCCATCACCTTTGATGTGTTCGTGTGGTTTGGGTGGGCTAATTCCTCCCTGAACCCCATCATTTATGCCTTTAATGCTGATTTTCAGAAGGCATTCTCTACTCTCTTAGGATGCTACAGACTGTGCCCTACAACGGGTAATGCCATAGAGACAGTTAGCATCAATAACAACGGGGCCGTGGTGCTTTCTAGTCATCATGAACCCCGAGGCTCCATCTCCAAGGAGTGCAATCTGGTTTACCTGATCCCTCATGCTGTGGGGTCCTCTGAGGACCtgaagaaggaggaggcaggCGGAATAGCAAAACCACTGGACaggctgtccccagccctgtcagTCATATTGGACTATGACACTGATGTCTCTCTAGAGAAGATCCAGCCCACCACACACAATGGACAGCATCCAACCTGA